Part of the Pseudomonadales bacterium genome is shown below.
GTTAACCCTGCCCCTGGAATACCCGGGATCATAGCGGGTCATTTTCTTAAAGTGTGAATTTGCCAAAGAGAACTCACCGGTATCCCATAAGGCGAGCGCCAGCACCTCATGGATTCGAGCTTCTTTAGGCTGCTTATCCACAATCTCTTTCATATGGTAGATCGCCATCTCGGGCTCGCCCTGCTGCAAATACTGCAAGGCTACCTGCACGCGCGCTTCGACTTCTTTTTCGACCGACTTATTTTTGCTAAAACTGCTCGTTTCAGTGGTAACACAGCTGACGACAAATATCATCAAGCTCAGGACAATCAATCGCATAATCACGCTCTAGGCTGAAAAGATAGAAAGATTATTGTAAGGATACTTGGAGTAATTACCAGCGCTATTCAACAATGCGCACAATGCTGGTATCGCTGTTTTTTTGCGCATGTCGCTTCAAATGACGTTCAGCACGCTTGGTTTTATCTGCAACCTGCCCGGCCAACTGACCACAGGCTGCATCAATGTCATCACCGCGGGTTGTGCGTACGGTTGTAACAAAACCTTGCTGAATCAGCACATCTTGAAAACGAGACACCCGATTTCGACTAGGTCTGCGATAATCCGAGAGATCGAAGGGGTTAAACGGAATCAAGTTAATTTTGCAGGGAAAATCTTTCAGCAATGTTGCAAGCTCATGCGCCTGCGCAACCGCATCGTTCACCTCATTAATCAAGGTATATTCAATGGTGGTAACGCGATGCGAATCGGGTAAATCAGCCATATAATCGCGACACGCCGACAACAGCTCAGCAATCGGATATTTGCGATTAATCGGCACAAGCTGGTTGCGTAATTCGTCATTTGGCGCATGCAAGGATATAGCTAGCGACACATCGGTAACCGCGCTGAGCTTTTGTAACGCCGGCACAACACCAGAAGTACTCAAAGTGACCCGTCGCTTGGAAATGCCATAGCCATAGTCATGCATCATCAAATTCATGGCGTCCACTACAGGCTCAAAATTTAATAGCGGCTCACCCATGCCCATCATTACGACATTAGTGACGCGCCGTTTAGCACCCTGCTTTAAGGAATCGAATGACTTTGCCGCTAGCCATACTTGACCGATAATCTCTGAT
Proteins encoded:
- the rlmN gene encoding 23S rRNA (adenine(2503)-C(2))-methyltransferase RlmN, producing MSVDVTSLSPFIDADTGKINLLGLSVSQMEAFFLSLGEKRFRAHQVLKWIHHLGAESIDDMSNVSKKLRASLQDICEIRAPEIVWQKDSHDGTRKWALRVTGGSLVEAVFIPDGERGTLCVSSQVGCSLDCSFCSTGKQGFQRDLKLSEIIGQVWLAAKSFDSLKQGAKRRVTNVVMMGMGEPLLNFEPVVDAMNLMMHDYGYGISKRRVTLSTSGVVPALQKLSAVTDVSLAISLHAPNDELRNQLVPINRKYPIAELLSACRDYMADLPDSHRVTTIEYTLINEVNDAVAQAHELATLLKDFPCKINLIPFNPFDLSDYRRPSRNRVSRFQDVLIQQGFVTTVRTTRGDDIDAACGQLAGQVADKTKRAERHLKRHAQKNSDTSIVRIVE